The following proteins are co-located in the uncultured Draconibacterium sp. genome:
- a CDS encoding DUF3737 family protein, translating to MKTIENKFFQGERPLFAEKDLHIKNVEIGLGESALKEASNIKATGCTFGGKYPFWHNTNSVIENSLFTPGGRAAIWYCSDIRMINTRVDAPKMFREIDGLSLEKVELTDAQECLWWCKNIKLNHVKITNGDYIFKDSKNIQIEDLTLQGNYGFQYARNIEIRNSNLASKDAFWNTENVTVYDSVIDGEYLGWHSKNLRLVNCVISGTQPLCYAKGLVMENCTMEENADLAFEYSTLKAEINSPVTSVKNPSEGEILAHNIGDVIFDENCKNPGGCKIKVESEVNV from the coding sequence ATGAAAACAATAGAAAACAAATTTTTTCAAGGAGAACGACCGTTGTTTGCAGAAAAAGATTTACACATTAAGAATGTTGAAATTGGATTAGGAGAATCAGCATTAAAGGAAGCGAGCAACATAAAAGCTACCGGTTGTACTTTTGGAGGCAAATACCCTTTCTGGCACAATACAAACAGTGTTATCGAAAATTCATTATTTACTCCAGGCGGGCGTGCAGCCATTTGGTACTGTAGCGATATTCGTATGATTAACACCCGCGTGGACGCACCAAAAATGTTTCGGGAAATTGATGGACTCTCTCTTGAAAAGGTCGAACTCACCGATGCTCAGGAATGTTTGTGGTGGTGTAAAAACATCAAACTTAACCATGTTAAAATAACTAATGGCGATTACATTTTTAAGGATAGTAAAAACATTCAAATTGAAGACCTTACGCTGCAGGGAAACTACGGTTTTCAGTATGCCAGAAATATTGAAATCCGCAACTCTAATCTGGCCTCGAAGGATGCGTTCTGGAATACCGAAAATGTTACCGTGTATGATTCTGTTATTGATGGTGAATACCTGGGCTGGCACTCGAAAAATCTACGCCTGGTAAACTGTGTAATCAGCGGAACCCAACCGCTTTGTTATGCCAAAGGTTTAGTAATGGAAAACTGTACAATGGAAGAAAATGCTGATCTGGCATTTGAATACAGCACATTAAAAGCTGAAATTAACAGTCCGGTTACCAGCGTTAAAAATCCTTCGGAAGGTGAAATTTTGGCACATAATATTGGAGATGTTATTTTTGATGAAAACTGTAAAAATCCGGGAGGATGTAAAATCAAAGTAGAAAGCGAAGTAAACGTATAA
- a CDS encoding iron-containing alcohol dehydrogenase has protein sequence MNTDFTYQNPTTIHFGKESLKNLKTELANYGDTILLAYGKGAIKKIGLFDQVVSILKESGKHIVELTGIMANPTWEKVKEGAQLVRENKVDLILAVGGGSVIDCAKGISVSAYCENDPWTKYWLQFQPVDNEIVPVASILTLAGTGSEMNGGSVITNDDMKLKMGRVFPANVYPTFSILNPEYTFSLPKYQMVSGIFDMMSHLMEVYFSGNDDVTSDYLVEGLLRSIVKSAKVAIENPEDYEARSNLMWSATLAMNPLMGLSKPSDWQVHMIEHQLGAYTDCAHGMGLAAVSLPYYRAIYKEGLDKFARFATQVWGIKEDDKTKEELALAGIDALEAFCKECGIVTNLKELGATEEMIPDIANSTIILGGYKKLTHNEILDVLKTAYNAE, from the coding sequence ATGAATACAGATTTCACATATCAAAATCCAACAACGATTCACTTTGGTAAAGAATCGTTAAAAAATTTGAAGACAGAATTGGCCAATTACGGAGATACAATACTATTGGCTTACGGAAAAGGGGCAATCAAAAAAATCGGACTCTTCGATCAGGTGGTTTCGATTCTGAAAGAGAGCGGAAAACACATTGTTGAGCTTACCGGAATTATGGCCAACCCAACCTGGGAAAAAGTAAAAGAGGGGGCACAACTTGTTCGTGAGAATAAAGTTGATTTGATTCTTGCAGTGGGTGGCGGTTCGGTTATCGACTGTGCAAAAGGAATTTCGGTATCGGCTTATTGCGAAAATGATCCATGGACTAAATACTGGTTGCAATTTCAACCGGTAGATAATGAGATTGTACCGGTAGCTTCGATTCTTACATTGGCTGGTACAGGTTCGGAAATGAATGGCGGATCGGTGATTACCAACGACGATATGAAACTGAAAATGGGACGAGTGTTTCCTGCAAATGTATATCCTACATTTTCAATACTGAATCCTGAGTATACTTTTTCGTTACCAAAATACCAGATGGTAAGTGGTATTTTCGATATGATGTCGCACCTGATGGAAGTGTATTTTTCGGGCAATGATGATGTAACATCAGATTATCTGGTTGAAGGTTTGTTGCGTTCAATTGTTAAAAGTGCCAAAGTTGCCATTGAAAATCCGGAGGATTACGAAGCAAGAAGTAACCTGATGTGGAGTGCAACGCTTGCAATGAATCCGCTGATGGGATTGAGTAAACCTTCTGATTGGCAGGTTCACATGATCGAGCATCAGTTGGGGGCTTACACCGATTGCGCACATGGTATGGGTTTGGCGGCTGTTTCGCTTCCGTATTACCGAGCCATTTACAAAGAAGGGCTGGATAAGTTTGCTCGTTTTGCAACACAGGTTTGGGGAATAAAAGAGGACGACAAAACAAAAGAAGAACTTGCACTGGCCGGTATCGATGCACTGGAAGCTTTTTGCAAAGAGTGCGGCATTGTAACTAACCTGAAGGAATTGGGCGCAACAGAAGAAATGATACCCGATATTGCCAACTCAACCATAATACTGGGTGGGTATAAAAAGTTAACACACAACGAAATTTTAGATGTTCTGAAAACTGCTTATAATGCAGAGTAA
- a CDS encoding carboxymuconolactone decarboxylase family protein encodes MDRIELSKIKFDELFGQHNGPLAETDPDLQDMLNRFIFGEVFYQGDLSDKLRELITIVVLTTNQTLEQLQAHVFAALNIGVSSVEIKEAIYQCAPYIGFPKTLNAINKANEVFKAANIYLPVESQKTVSEETRFNDGLKVQKSIFGEIIDKMHETAPENQKHIQNYLSAFCFGDIYTRGTLDLKIRELLTVCILSALGGCESQVKSHVNGNLSVGNDKNTMLTAVTQCLPYMGFPRTLNALACINEVLPENK; translated from the coding sequence ATGGACAGGATAGAATTAAGTAAGATAAAGTTTGATGAGTTATTCGGACAACACAACGGTCCGTTGGCAGAAACTGATCCTGATTTACAAGACATGTTAAACCGTTTCATTTTCGGTGAGGTCTTCTATCAGGGCGATTTAAGCGACAAATTACGCGAGTTAATTACAATCGTAGTATTAACAACTAATCAAACGCTCGAGCAGCTTCAGGCACATGTTTTTGCGGCATTAAATATTGGCGTTTCTTCGGTTGAAATTAAAGAAGCTATTTACCAATGTGCTCCATATATTGGATTTCCGAAAACGCTAAATGCCATTAATAAAGCCAACGAGGTTTTTAAAGCTGCCAACATTTATCTTCCTGTTGAGAGCCAAAAAACAGTAAGCGAAGAAACCCGTTTTAACGACGGTTTGAAAGTTCAAAAAAGCATCTTCGGAGAGATCATCGATAAAATGCATGAGACTGCACCCGAAAATCAGAAACACATTCAGAACTACTTATCGGCATTCTGTTTTGGCGATATTTATACGCGAGGAACACTGGATCTTAAAATCCGCGAACTACTCACCGTTTGCATTTTAAGCGCACTGGGTGGTTGCGAAAGCCAGGTAAAATCGCACGTAAACGGCAACCTGAGTGTTGGAAACGATAAAAATACGATGCTGACAGCTGTAACCCAATGTTTGCCCTACATGGGTTTCCCAAGAACATTGAATGCGCTGGCATGCATCAACGAAGTATTACCGGAAAATAAATAA
- a CDS encoding DUF418 domain-containing protein, producing the protein MSNNPTPLSSRERIDYMDLLRGIAIFGILIANLRWFSLYSPQVSGRFTLGEIDGIVHLLQGVFIESKFYTIFSILFGWGIALQINRSKKDDASTARFLRRRLWFMMLLGGVHMFFIWEGDIVFLYGLVGFVLVAFRKYSNSTLLITGILLLLSPVLLYFLKMNWPWVNYPSDYLYSLGEKMYQHFGWIDQDTSRTGVLSESKSITASIKITLADAPYRFAYLFAVSRIPKVLGAMMIGFYIGRTNLYSKLMNHKKVALKANITGLIVFVPLNYWLEGVLKNEHAYYQHQIEGLYYTIADSLLVFPLALVYMMALALIYEKKWVQNILKPVLTVGRTAFSNYVFQSIIGIILFYGVGFGLAQQFGPLAWTITAVIIFTFQIILSNLWLKFFRFGPLEWIWRSFTYKKIQPLRATKN; encoded by the coding sequence ATGAGTAACAATCCTACACCGCTTTCTTCGCGCGAACGTATTGATTACATGGATCTGCTGAGAGGAATTGCAATCTTCGGCATTCTAATCGCCAATTTAAGGTGGTTCTCCCTTTATTCTCCACAAGTGAGTGGCAGGTTTACTTTAGGTGAAATCGACGGTATAGTCCACCTTCTTCAAGGTGTTTTTATAGAAAGTAAATTTTATACCATTTTCAGTATACTTTTTGGCTGGGGAATTGCACTTCAGATCAACCGCTCGAAAAAAGACGATGCCTCCACTGCCCGCTTTTTACGCCGACGACTCTGGTTTATGATGCTTCTGGGGGGAGTACATATGTTTTTTATCTGGGAAGGCGACATTGTATTTCTATACGGATTGGTTGGTTTTGTTTTGGTTGCATTTAGGAAATATTCCAACAGCACCTTGTTGATCACCGGCATTCTCCTCCTTCTGTCTCCCGTATTGCTATATTTTTTAAAGATGAATTGGCCGTGGGTAAACTACCCTTCCGACTATTTATACAGCCTTGGAGAAAAAATGTATCAACACTTTGGCTGGATTGATCAGGATACTAGCAGAACAGGTGTTTTGAGTGAAAGTAAAAGTATAACAGCAAGTATTAAAATTACACTGGCAGACGCACCTTATCGTTTTGCTTATTTATTTGCCGTAAGCCGCATTCCGAAAGTACTGGGTGCCATGATGATTGGTTTTTATATTGGCCGAACCAATTTGTATTCAAAATTGATGAATCACAAAAAGGTAGCGTTAAAAGCAAACATCACAGGATTAATTGTTTTTGTTCCGCTTAATTACTGGCTCGAAGGTGTTCTAAAAAATGAGCACGCTTATTATCAGCATCAAATCGAAGGTTTGTATTATACCATTGCAGATTCACTTCTGGTGTTTCCTTTGGCACTTGTATATATGATGGCACTGGCACTGATTTACGAAAAAAAGTGGGTACAAAACATACTAAAACCGGTACTGACTGTCGGAAGAACAGCCTTTAGCAACTATGTATTTCAGAGTATAATCGGAATAATTCTGTTTTATGGAGTTGGTTTTGGTCTGGCTCAGCAATTTGGCCCACTGGCCTGGACAATTACTGCGGTAATCATATTTACATTCCAAATCATCCTGAGTAATTTATGGCTGAAATTCTTTCGCTTTGGCCCACTGGAATGGATCTGGCGAAGTTTTACCTACAAAAAAATTCAACCACTAAGAGCTACAAAGAATTAA
- a CDS encoding MalY/PatB family protein yields MQHNFDEKIVRKGTNSYKWDSKTNDDIIPLWVADMDFKTAQPIIDALANRVQHGIFGYTKVPDAYYDAVISWFGHRHNFKVEKEWMIYTIGVVPAISATILALTEPGDKVIVQEPVYNCFFSSIRNNQCESFSNDLIYKDGKYTIDFEDLEKKAADPKAKVMLLCNPHNPAGRVWTKEELEKIGEICFRNKVIVVSDEIHCDLVHPGHTHIPFASLGQQFLEHSVTCVAPSKTFNLAGLQIANILTYDPEIRKKIDKAININEVCDVSPFAVEGLIAAYTNEDSEKWLDDLRAYLWDNYLFVKDFFTENFPQFPILPLEATYLVWIDTSALNIKSEKLTELLIEKGKVWLNEGTVYGDAGEGFMRLNIACSRDVLQEGLNRLKMSFDQLIA; encoded by the coding sequence ATGCAACACAATTTCGACGAAAAAATAGTACGCAAAGGCACTAATTCATACAAGTGGGATTCAAAAACCAACGACGATATAATTCCCTTGTGGGTGGCCGATATGGATTTTAAAACTGCTCAGCCTATCATTGATGCACTTGCAAATCGTGTGCAGCATGGTATTTTCGGGTATACAAAAGTACCAGATGCGTATTACGATGCGGTTATCAGTTGGTTTGGACACAGACATAATTTCAAGGTTGAAAAGGAATGGATGATTTACACAATTGGTGTGGTTCCTGCCATCTCAGCAACAATCTTGGCTTTGACAGAACCCGGTGATAAAGTAATTGTGCAAGAGCCGGTTTACAACTGTTTTTTCTCGTCGATTCGGAATAACCAGTGTGAGAGTTTTTCAAATGACCTGATTTACAAAGATGGAAAATACACCATCGATTTTGAAGATCTGGAAAAAAAGGCGGCAGATCCAAAAGCCAAAGTGATGCTTTTATGCAACCCGCATAATCCGGCAGGCCGTGTGTGGACAAAAGAAGAACTGGAGAAAATTGGTGAAATCTGTTTCCGTAATAAGGTAATTGTGGTTTCAGATGAAATCCATTGCGATTTGGTGCATCCGGGACACACCCACATTCCGTTCGCGTCGCTGGGCCAACAGTTTTTAGAGCATTCTGTAACCTGTGTTGCTCCAAGTAAGACCTTCAATCTGGCAGGATTACAGATCGCAAATATTTTAACGTACGATCCGGAGATTCGCAAAAAGATCGATAAAGCCATCAACATTAACGAAGTTTGCGATGTAAGTCCGTTTGCGGTTGAAGGACTGATTGCCGCTTACACGAACGAAGATTCAGAAAAATGGCTGGATGATTTGCGAGCCTATTTGTGGGACAACTATTTGTTTGTAAAAGACTTCTTCACGGAAAACTTTCCACAATTCCCGATCTTACCACTGGAAGCAACTTATTTGGTTTGGATCGATACTTCTGCATTAAACATTAAGTCGGAAAAACTAACCGAACTGCTTATAGAGAAAGGAAAAGTCTGGCTCAACGAAGGAACGGTTTACGGCGATGCAGGAGAAGGATTTATGCGCCTGAACATTGCATGTTCGCGCGATGTTTTACAAGAAGGACTGAATAGACTAAAAATGTCATTTGATCAGCTTATAGCTTAA
- a CDS encoding DapH/DapD/GlmU-related protein, producing the protein MKKNIFDRLQGGEAVPYTDPQHFQISEVAVRTTKLLLELNATADTEKMRQMWGEISGEALDPSTMIQIPVYVNIGKFTRIGKNVYINHLCSMLDMGTITIGDNVLIGPKVNLLSEEHPVNPADRKALMVRPVVIKNGAWIGAGATILPGVTVGENSIVAAGAVVNKNVPDNTVVGGIPAKIIKHID; encoded by the coding sequence ATGAAAAAGAATATTTTTGATCGTTTACAAGGTGGTGAAGCAGTTCCCTATACCGATCCACAACATTTTCAGATTTCTGAAGTAGCTGTGCGCACCACAAAGTTACTTTTAGAGTTGAACGCAACGGCAGATACTGAAAAGATGCGCCAAATGTGGGGCGAAATTTCGGGCGAAGCACTTGACCCGAGCACCATGATTCAGATTCCGGTTTATGTGAATATTGGCAAATTCACACGCATTGGTAAAAATGTATATATCAATCATCTCTGTTCAATGCTCGATATGGGCACCATAACAATTGGCGATAATGTTTTGATCGGGCCAAAAGTAAACCTATTAAGCGAAGAGCATCCTGTAAATCCTGCCGACAGAAAAGCATTAATGGTTCGGCCGGTTGTGATTAAAAACGGTGCATGGATTGGTGCCGGTGCAACTATTCTTCCCGGTGTTACTGTTGGTGAGAATTCGATTGTGGCAGCCGGAGCTGTTGTAAACAAAAATGTGCCGGATAATACGGTTGTAGGCGGTATTCCTGCTAAAATAATTAAGCACATTGACTAG
- a CDS encoding alpha/beta hydrolase, giving the protein MRKLLAVAVLSVTVLTQARSENKQTNNKTEMKKTEDHYTFELSDKVTREKVTFKNRYGITLTGDLYLPKDRGTEPLPALAISGPYGAVKEQSSGLYANQFAQRGFAVVAFDPSFTGESGGEPRNVASPDINTEDFSAAIDFLGVQPFVDREKVGIMGICGFGGMGLNATAVGKRVKAVAVASMYDMSRVTARGYFDSMTPEQRSQMLEQLGEQRWKDAENGEPAYGVAGLPEADQLTGNEPEFVQGYVNYYKTERGFHPRSINSNGSWTATNALSFMNMPLLTYISEISPRPVLIIAGENAHSRYFSEDAYKAANEPKELMIIPGAVHTDLYDKTDVIPFDKLESFFKENLK; this is encoded by the coding sequence ATGAGAAAACTATTAGCAGTGGCAGTGCTGTCAGTCACGGTACTGACACAGGCACGTTCAGAAAACAAGCAAACAAACAACAAAACAGAGATGAAAAAGACAGAAGATCATTACACATTTGAATTAAGTGATAAGGTTACCCGCGAAAAGGTAACGTTCAAAAACCGTTACGGAATCACCCTGACCGGTGACCTGTATTTACCAAAAGACAGAGGAACAGAACCACTTCCGGCATTGGCAATCAGTGGTCCATACGGAGCCGTTAAAGAGCAATCATCAGGTTTATATGCTAACCAATTCGCACAGCGCGGTTTTGCTGTAGTGGCTTTCGATCCTTCTTTTACAGGAGAGAGTGGTGGCGAGCCAAGAAACGTGGCATCACCCGATATTAATACTGAAGACTTTAGCGCCGCTATCGACTTCCTTGGAGTTCAACCGTTCGTAGACCGTGAGAAAGTTGGAATCATGGGAATTTGTGGTTTCGGCGGAATGGGCTTAAATGCTACCGCAGTCGGCAAACGTGTAAAAGCTGTGGCAGTTGCCAGTATGTACGACATGTCGCGTGTTACTGCACGTGGTTATTTTGATAGCATGACTCCGGAACAACGCTCACAAATGCTGGAACAATTGGGCGAACAACGCTGGAAAGATGCTGAGAACGGAGAACCAGCGTACGGAGTTGCCGGATTACCGGAAGCTGATCAATTAACCGGAAACGAACCTGAATTTGTGCAAGGTTACGTAAACTACTACAAAACAGAGCGCGGTTTTCACCCACGTTCGATCAACTCAAACGGATCGTGGACAGCAACCAATGCATTATCATTTATGAACATGCCGTTGCTGACTTACATCAGCGAGATTTCACCTCGTCCGGTATTGATTATTGCCGGCGAAAATGCACACTCCCGCTATTTTAGCGAAGATGCATACAAAGCAGCCAACGAGCCAAAAGAACTGATGATCATTCCG
- a CDS encoding EamA family transporter, with protein MLNKIDNKSLQIIFAYFLIYVVWGSTYYFIGYALNDFPPFLLGAVRFSIAGVILLAWRYYKGVNVFEKSLVKKSAVSGLVLLFIDMAVIMLAQSYVTSSLVAIIASSTTIWILLLDFPMWKKNFRNPFTIVGIVIGFLGVLMLYLEQYLNENITSLHNTGIYILIFGCISWAVGTLYTKYFSMREANTDAFSGAAWQMIFASAMFWIFSLWRGELATVDVKTISTSSWASVFYLIIFGSIFAYTAYIWLLKVRPAAEVATHAYVNPVIAIIIGVTLGKELVTGIQIGGLVLILTSVTLVQLNKQRLVRK; from the coding sequence ATGCTAAACAAGATTGACAACAAATCGCTACAAATCATTTTTGCATATTTTCTCATTTATGTAGTTTGGGGGTCTACTTACTACTTTATTGGTTATGCTTTAAACGATTTTCCTCCCTTCCTGCTTGGCGCCGTTCGATTCTCGATAGCCGGAGTTATTTTGCTGGCATGGCGCTACTACAAAGGTGTGAATGTATTCGAGAAAAGTCTGGTAAAGAAATCGGCAGTAAGTGGGCTGGTTCTCTTGTTTATCGACATGGCAGTTATTATGCTGGCACAAAGCTATGTAACAAGTAGCCTGGTGGCCATAATTGCCTCCTCAACCACCATTTGGATTCTATTACTCGATTTTCCGATGTGGAAAAAGAATTTTCGTAATCCCTTCACCATTGTGGGAATTGTTATTGGTTTTCTGGGAGTTTTAATGCTTTATCTGGAGCAATATTTAAACGAAAATATCACCAGTCTTCACAACACCGGCATCTACATTCTCATATTTGGATGTATATCCTGGGCTGTGGGCACGCTTTATACCAAATACTTTTCGATGCGTGAAGCTAATACCGATGCATTTTCGGGAGCTGCCTGGCAAATGATTTTTGCTTCAGCCATGTTTTGGATTTTTTCCTTATGGCGAGGTGAGTTAGCAACGGTTGATGTCAAAACAATTTCTACATCATCATGGGCATCGGTGTTCTACCTCATAATATTTGGTTCCATATTCGCCTACACGGCCTACATCTGGCTTTTAAAAGTTCGTCCTGCTGCCGAAGTTGCAACGCATGCTTATGTAAATCCTGTAATCGCAATAATTATTGGCGTTACATTAGGCAAAGAACTGGTAACCGGAATTCAAATTGGCGGACTGGTTCTTATTCTTACAAGTGTAACACTAGTGCAACTTAACAAGCAAAGGTTAGTCAGAAAATAA
- a CDS encoding DUF3737 family protein, protein MKLIENRFFEGERPLFAAKNLHLKNVKFYPGESALKEASNIHAVNCEFYGKYPFWHNSNSVIEDTLFTPYGRAAVWYCKNIRMVNTRVEAPKMFREIDGLYLKNVVLTDAQECTWWCKNIEFENVKVGNGDYIFKNSANIKIENLTLQGNYGFQYAKNVEIRNSNLASKDAFWNTENVTVYDSVIDGEYLGWHSKNLRLVNCVIGGTQPLCYAENLIMENCKMNADADLAFEYSSLKAEITSPVASVKNPSSGEIIAQSIGEIIFDEHCKNPGGCTIKVKSEVNV, encoded by the coding sequence ATGAAACTAATTGAAAACAGATTTTTTGAAGGAGAACGACCTTTATTTGCAGCTAAAAACTTACACCTTAAAAATGTTAAATTTTACCCCGGAGAGTCTGCTTTAAAAGAAGCAAGCAATATTCATGCGGTTAATTGTGAGTTTTACGGTAAATACCCTTTCTGGCACAACAGCAATTCCGTAATCGAGGACACTTTATTTACACCTTATGGTCGTGCGGCCGTTTGGTATTGTAAAAACATTCGCATGGTAAATACCCGTGTGGAAGCACCAAAGATGTTTCGCGAAATTGACGGATTATATCTGAAAAACGTGGTACTCACCGATGCCCAGGAATGTACCTGGTGGTGTAAGAACATTGAATTTGAGAATGTTAAGGTGGGAAATGGGGATTACATCTTTAAAAACAGTGCGAATATTAAAATTGAAAATTTAACGCTTCAGGGAAACTATGGTTTCCAATATGCAAAAAATGTCGAAATCCGAAACTCGAATCTGGCTTCGAAAGACGCTTTCTGGAATACGGAGAATGTAACCGTTTACGATTCGGTGATTGATGGCGAATACCTGGGATGGCACTCTAAAAACCTGCGTTTGGTTAATTGTGTAATTGGTGGAACTCAGCCCTTATGTTATGCCGAAAACTTAATAATGGAAAACTGCAAAATGAATGCAGACGCTGATTTGGCATTTGAATACAGCTCGTTAAAAGCAGAAATTACAAGTCCGGTTGCCAGTGTAAAAAATCCTTCCAGTGGCGAAATAATAGCACAGAGCATTGGCGAAATTATCTTCGATGAACACTGTAAAAACCCGGGTGGTTGCACAATAAAAGTTAAAAGCGAAGTAAACGTTTAA
- a CDS encoding cupin domain-containing protein — protein MSEFKQPFPLGQKNDAYAEYFTGQSYLAVLTLEGVPSFNVTFEPGCRNNWHVHNGGGQILFCTAGTGWYQEKGKPAQKLNPGDTVNIPAGVNHWHGAVKNSWFAHIALSVPVENSTTQWNDPVTDEEYNKLG, from the coding sequence ATGAGTGAATTTAAACAACCATTTCCACTGGGACAGAAAAACGATGCTTATGCAGAATATTTTACAGGCCAAAGCTACCTGGCAGTATTAACACTGGAAGGCGTTCCTTCATTCAACGTAACTTTTGAACCGGGATGCCGCAACAACTGGCACGTACACAATGGCGGCGGACAAATTTTGTTTTGCACAGCCGGAACAGGCTGGTACCAGGAAAAAGGCAAACCTGCCCAAAAGTTGAATCCGGGCGACACCGTTAACATTCCTGCCGGAGTTAATCACTGGCACGGAGCGGTAAAAAACAGTTGGTTCGCACACATCGCATTGTCGGTTCCGGTTGAAAATTCCACCACACAATGGAACGATCCGGTTACCGATGAAGAATACAACAAACTGGGCTAA